GACGTAGCTATCACCAGTTCATTGTTGTTGGTGATATCCATAATCGGGTCCTGGAATTTTGTAGTAGTGTATTCCGTTGGGATCTGTGGAAACGGAATAGCATTCAACAGTTTATTTACGGTGTTCAATGCATAGGGGATGATCAGCCCGTTTACGATAGCTTTGGTGATCCCGTTCTTTGCCCAGGTGCTTTCGTCTACCCATACCGAAAGCCCGGTAATGGTCAGCACATTTTTCGCCAGTGAAAATTCAGTATACACTTCAATGTCGTCTGATGCCGCTACGGGCTGGCCGGCTATGGTGCCGCTTATTTTCAGGCTGGGAACCAGTACCTGGAATACATTGCCGGCAGGCGGTTGCCCGGTTTGTTGCGTACCATCTTTGCCGTACGATTGCTGCCATTTGGCAGCTGAAGGCGGCGCCAGTACTACGGCAGGACATTTCTGAATAGTAACATCAACTGTAACCGAAATGCCTTCGATGGTTTGCGAATAATGTTGGGTAAATATTTTTGATTGCGCTACAGGATTTCCAAACAGGCCTGTCAGTGTATTGTTTAAGCCGGCCTGGGTCATTCCTACAGCAATGTCAAAGACTGCCATATTTTTTTATTTATGTATTGTTAGTTACTTTGTTTGTGAAGTAAGTTTCGGTCCAAACGGCTCCTGATTCCCGGTAGTTTGCGGGAAACCGGTAAAATTCCTGCACTTGGGGGCCGTGCAGCGGATCTTCGATCAGGATACTTTCATCCTGGTCGTTGTACCCGTTAATAAGGATGTAATGAGCGCCTCCCTTAAACCATTCCAGGCGAACGCCCAGCGGTTTTCCCTGGTTTATTTCAAACTGAACTCTTTCAAATGCGGGTTTGCCAATTGCCCAGTGACTGAAACAGTGCACGAATTGCAGGGCAACGTCGAGCTTAAAATTTACATTTCTTTCCACCAGCTCTTCGTTTGTATACAATCCTTTACCAGCGGGAAGATCAGTTAATAAACTGTCAACCACCTGAACCTGGCTGATGTGCATGGTTTCGTACCAGGCTGCTACAGCACTTGCAATGGCAGCCCAGCACCAGCGTGATCTTAATTGCCGCTCCACTTTAATTGGCAGCCTGCATCCTGTTTCGTCGATCACCGGTTGATGATAATATACACCCACCCCGGCGCGTTTTGCATCGCCCGGTTCTATGAAGATTTTCATTTTTCAATGGTTTAGGCCAGTGAGGTGCATTGCGGGAAAATACCGTTCAACGCATTGTTGATGGCAGGAGTTACCGCTCCCTCTATCAAACTGATGATGGGCCCTTTTACCAGTCCCAGAATAAATCCTTCGAGGGGATGAAGCAAACTGTTGAATATTCCTAATCCATCGATATTCACATTTACCCCGCCATAATTCAACCCGGGATGGCTGATCTCGATATGGGTGAGGCAGATCTGGTTTCCGATTGTAGCATCAAAATCGCCGGTTGCATTGATCGATACAGATGATATCGTTACGTTTCCGCCAAGCCCTACAGATGGCTTAAGAAATCCGCAACCCGCCCTGAAGCTTCCGCCCAGGTGAATGCCCAGGTTCGACGTAACGGTTGCATTTAATTGCACCGTTCCGTGCAGTGACAATCCATCTTTTGGCGCAACTATTGAAGTAATGGCCAGGGAGTTGATGCGGAGTGTAGAAAGGCCGTTGAGGTTTTGCAATACATAGCTGGCGGTAGCGTCTGCAGTGCAAATCCCCAGGTTGATGCTTCCGATGGTTTGCGAACCGGATGTTACATTAATCATAGGGTCCAATCCTCTGTTCCGGATGGCTAAGGGTACTGCCGTATTGATATCGGGCAGTTTTGCTTTGATCAATGCGTTTAATAGGTCCTGGAACTGGTTACTCATGGTGCTGATTTGATAGGTTAAGGGTGATAAAGTTTGTTGTTATTAAATTGATTATTGCTTCAATACTTTGAACGAATACAACTGGGTGTCCACTGTGATCGTCAGCAAATATGCGCCTGGCATCAACCGCGAGGTGTTACTCATTACATAGGTGCTGAATCCCTTCAATGCCTGCAGGCTTTCCTGCGCAACCCTTCGGCCGAATACATCGGTCAATTGAATTACCATTTTTTTACTTTCGGGCATATACAAACCCACTTCGAGTGTATTGTGGAAGGGATTGGGCCCAACACGCGTTACAGGTATTGACGGCGTACTTAAATCCACTGTAACTATGTTGCTGTAGGTTACAGCGCCTGATGTACTTACCATTTTAAGGCGATAGTATAGCCTGGCTGTATTCAGCCCGGCAGCGCCGGCATCGGTATGGTCATAATTTTTTATACTGTTTCCTGTAATGGGTTCAATAGTAGCTACCGTGGTAAAGCTGCGGCCGTCTGTACTGCGTTCCAGTTCATAATGATCATGATTGGCTTCGCCGGCGGTTTTCCAGGTTACTCTTACGTCTGCACCTGATACCTGGGCAGCAAAAGAAAGCAGATCAACCGGCAATGCGTAAATACTGGTTTGTACAATAAAACCACCAAAACCTGTTACCGTGAACGTTACTTCCCACCTGCCTGTGGCAGCATTCCATACTATGTTTGCATCTGGCGGATCAATGACCGTTACTGACGAATAGGTGCCCGGTAAGCCGGTGCCATTATTGCTGCTGCCACTGTATTTACCAATGCGCAGGTTGGCTTTACCAGCATTGTCCGATGTACCGGTTGGTAAATTGGCCGTACTGCCGGGTGCTGCATTGAAAGCATCGAATTCGGCCTGTGAAAAATATAGGGTGACCGTACCGGTGGCTGTAAGCGGGTTGGCTGCCGGAATAATTTGATAATGCCGCTGCACAAATGGTTCCGAGCGATAGGCGGGCACGGTGCTTTCGACCCATACTTCACTGGTTACATTGCCTGTTACCGCGCCGGCGCCGGAAGGTGTTACCTTGTCAATTAACTGACAGGATGAACCGTAGTATAAGTTGTTGGCTGTATTTACCGCCTGTGTTTTACTGGTATGGGCGCCGGGTAACGAGGGAACGGTTGCATTCAATAATGCCCCATTGCTGTAAACCGTACCACCGCCATTGGAAACCTTTACGCGGTAATACCTTCCGTTTACGGTAGTGTTATCTGAAATAGTAAGTGTGGCAGTAGTTACGCCTGAATAGATACCGGTGTTGGTTAAGGTTACCGGTGCGCTGAATACGGCATCTGTACTTTCCTGCCACTGATAGGTAAGCGAAGATCCGGAAGCGGT
The Niastella koreensis GR20-10 genome window above contains:
- a CDS encoding papain-like cysteine protease family protein yields the protein MKIFIEPGDAKRAGVGVYYHQPVIDETGCRLPIKVERQLRSRWCWAAIASAVAAWYETMHISQVQVVDSLLTDLPAGKGLYTNEELVERNVNFKLDVALQFVHCFSHWAIGKPAFERVQFEINQGKPLGVRLEWFKGGAHYILINGYNDQDESILIEDPLHGPQVQEFYRFPANYRESGAVWTETYFTNKVTNNT